The following proteins come from a genomic window of Microbacterium sp. SY138:
- a CDS encoding amino acid ABC transporter ATP-binding protein has product MSRTDNTSEALLTARGLHKSFGDNEVLRGIDLTLHRGEVVVLIGPSGSGKTTVLRALNGLETPDAGTIVVAGGPEIEFAPAVQPKPRVQKQKRLALRDRSAMVFQHHNLFPHLTVLENVIEGPWRVQGRPKAEVVAEALALLDRVGLADKADARPHQLSGGQQQRVGIVRALALKPDLLLFDEPTSALDPELVGEVLLVIKELADENWTMAVVTHELSFAREAADHVLFMDGGVVVEQGPPAEIFSAPKHERTKRFLTRIMRPLDGV; this is encoded by the coding sequence GTGTCGCGCACTGACAACACTTCAGAGGCTCTGCTCACCGCCCGTGGCCTGCACAAGAGCTTCGGTGACAACGAGGTGCTCCGCGGCATCGATCTGACTCTGCACCGTGGCGAGGTCGTCGTGCTCATCGGCCCCAGCGGCTCGGGTAAGACGACCGTGCTCCGTGCGCTCAACGGGCTCGAGACACCGGACGCCGGCACGATCGTGGTCGCGGGCGGGCCGGAGATCGAGTTCGCGCCCGCCGTGCAGCCGAAGCCCCGCGTGCAGAAGCAGAAGCGACTCGCGCTGCGCGACCGTTCCGCGATGGTGTTCCAGCACCACAACCTCTTCCCACACCTGACGGTTCTCGAGAACGTCATCGAGGGGCCGTGGCGGGTGCAGGGGCGTCCGAAGGCCGAGGTGGTGGCCGAGGCGCTCGCGCTGCTCGACCGGGTCGGTTTGGCCGACAAGGCGGATGCCCGCCCGCACCAACTCTCCGGAGGGCAGCAGCAGCGCGTGGGAATCGTGCGCGCGCTCGCGCTCAAGCCCGACCTGCTGCTGTTCGACGAGCCGACCAGTGCGCTCGATCCGGAGCTCGTCGGCGAAGTGCTGCTCGTGATCAAGGAGCTCGCGGACGAGAACTGGACCATGGCGGTCGTCACCCACGAGCTGAGCTTCGCGCGCGAAGCCGCCGATCACGTGCTGTTCATGGACGGCGGCGTCGTCGTGGAGCAGGGGCCGCCGGCCGAGATCTTCAGCGCGCCGAAGCACGAGCGCACGAAGCGTTTCCTCACGCGCATCATGCGTCCGCTCGACGGCGTCTGA
- a CDS encoding LacI family DNA-binding transcriptional regulator, producing MSTIADVASRAGVSKATASRALSGRGYVSETTRQRVEDAARDLSYVAHSSATSLATGRTQTVGVVMPPVDRWFFAELLAGVQESLFALDYDLSLYGVPEGSQTRERLFESVLPGRRFDGIIAVGIQPSARELERLQQTGRPLVSVGPYSEGSSAVSIDDTAAARIATEHLIELGHTDIAFVGGSTDAATLSYGDAQRLEGYRGALQAAGIGAHARVAGGSPTMPGGYTAAAGLLGDRRRRPTAIVGVCDEAAIGAIIAARRLGIAVPTELSVVGIDDHEHADMFALTTIGQSPRDQGHEAVRLLTQRMEHPDAPLERIYAASALVVRSSTAPPR from the coding sequence ATGAGCACGATCGCGGACGTCGCGTCGCGTGCCGGCGTATCGAAGGCCACCGCCAGTCGCGCCCTGAGCGGCCGCGGGTACGTGTCGGAGACCACCCGGCAGCGCGTCGAGGACGCCGCTCGCGATCTCTCCTATGTCGCCCACTCCTCCGCGACGAGCCTGGCCACCGGGCGCACGCAGACCGTGGGCGTCGTGATGCCGCCCGTGGACCGATGGTTCTTCGCCGAGCTGCTCGCCGGCGTGCAGGAATCGCTCTTCGCCCTCGACTACGACCTGTCGCTCTACGGCGTGCCGGAAGGGTCGCAGACCAGGGAGCGGCTGTTCGAGAGCGTGCTCCCCGGCCGGCGGTTCGACGGGATCATCGCGGTCGGCATCCAGCCGAGCGCCCGGGAGCTCGAGCGCCTGCAGCAGACCGGGCGGCCGCTCGTGAGCGTCGGACCGTACAGCGAGGGTTCCAGCGCGGTGTCGATCGACGACACGGCCGCCGCGCGCATCGCGACCGAGCACCTCATCGAGCTCGGGCACACCGACATCGCCTTCGTCGGCGGATCGACGGACGCGGCCACGCTGAGCTACGGTGACGCGCAGCGGCTGGAGGGTTATCGCGGCGCATTGCAGGCGGCCGGAATCGGGGCTCATGCGCGCGTCGCCGGCGGGTCTCCGACGATGCCCGGCGGGTACACCGCGGCAGCGGGACTGCTGGGAGACCGACGGCGGAGGCCGACGGCGATCGTGGGAGTGTGCGATGAAGCCGCGATCGGGGCGATCATCGCCGCGCGGCGACTCGGAATCGCCGTGCCGACCGAGCTCAGCGTCGTCGGCATCGATGATCACGAACACGCCGACATGTTCGCGCTGACCACGATCGGACAGTCACCGCGCGACCAGGGCCATGAGGCGGTGCGCCTTCTGACGCAGCGGATGGAGCACCCCGACGCACCGCTGGAGCGCATCTACGCGGCGTCGGCCCTCGTCGTGCGCAGCTCGACGGCTCCTCCGCGCTGA
- the rplL gene encoding 50S ribosomal protein L7/L12, translating into MAKLSTEELLEQFAGLTLIELNEFVKAFEEKFEVTAAAPVAVAGAAGGAGAAEAEEEKDSFDVILEAAGDKKIQVIKTVRELTSLGLGEAKAVVDGAPKAVLEGANKETAEKAKAALEEAGATVTLK; encoded by the coding sequence ATGGCGAAGCTTTCCACCGAGGAACTGCTCGAGCAGTTCGCCGGCCTGACCCTCATCGAGCTCAACGAGTTCGTGAAGGCGTTCGAGGAGAAGTTCGAGGTCACCGCTGCTGCTCCCGTCGCCGTCGCCGGTGCCGCGGGTGGCGCAGGCGCTGCTGAGGCTGAGGAAGAGAAGGACTCCTTCGACGTCATCCTCGAGGCTGCTGGCGACAAGAAGATCCAGGTCATCAAGACCGTCCGCGAGCTCACCTCGCTGGGTCTCGGCGAGGCCAAGGCTGTCGTCGACGGTGCCCCGAAGGCCGTCCTTGAGGGCGCCAACAAGGAGACCGCCGAGAAGGCCAAGGCTGCTCTCGAAGAGGCAGGCGCCACGGTTACCCTCAAGTAA
- the rplJ gene encoding 50S ribosomal protein L10, producing the protein MAQKDASVAELTKSFENSTAVLLTEYRGLTVAQLKELRNSIRQDAEYAVVKNTLTKIAANKAGISALDDDLKGPSAVAFVHGDFVATAKALRDFAKANPLLVIKSGIFEGNALTADEVNKYAALESREVLLAKAAGMMKATMGKAAATIDALREKLETAEAA; encoded by the coding sequence ATGGCGCAGAAGGATGCATCGGTCGCCGAGCTCACGAAGTCATTCGAGAACTCGACTGCCGTTCTGCTGACCGAGTACCGCGGTCTGACGGTTGCCCAGCTCAAGGAGCTGCGCAACAGCATCCGTCAGGACGCTGAGTACGCCGTGGTGAAGAACACGCTGACCAAGATCGCCGCCAACAAGGCTGGCATCTCCGCGCTGGACGACGACCTCAAGGGTCCGTCGGCTGTCGCGTTCGTGCACGGTGACTTCGTCGCCACCGCCAAGGCTCTGCGTGACTTCGCCAAGGCCAACCCGCTTCTCGTGATCAAGTCCGGCATCTTCGAGGGCAACGCCCTCACCGCGGACGAGGTCAACAAGTACGCCGCGCTCGAGAGCCGTGAGGTTCTGCTGGCGAAGGCTGCGGGCATGATGAAGGCGACGATGGGCAAGGCTGCCGCCACCATCGATGCTCTTCGCGAAAAGCTGGAGACCGCAGAGGCCGCGTAA
- a CDS encoding LysE/ArgO family amino acid transporter, with amino-acid sequence MLTVLAGLGLGLSLIVAIGAQNVFVLRQGIRREHVLAVVAICALSDAALIAAGVAGLGFVISAAPWLVVVARWAGALFLLTYGILAARRAWRGGEELVVETSDSSPSASLASSGVTATLTRTRLTPVILTTLALTWLNPHVYLDTVLMLGSIAATHGDERWLFAGGAIAASILWFTALGFGARYLGRWLRTPRSWRILDAVIAVVMIAIAISLVLPVLGI; translated from the coding sequence ATGCTCACGGTTCTCGCCGGCCTCGGCCTCGGTCTCTCCCTCATCGTCGCCATCGGCGCGCAGAACGTCTTCGTGCTGCGTCAGGGGATCCGCCGCGAGCACGTCCTCGCCGTCGTGGCCATCTGCGCGCTCTCCGACGCAGCGCTGATCGCGGCGGGCGTCGCCGGGCTCGGCTTCGTGATCTCTGCCGCGCCGTGGCTGGTGGTCGTCGCACGATGGGCGGGGGCGCTGTTCCTGCTGACCTATGGCATCCTGGCCGCACGCCGGGCCTGGCGTGGAGGTGAGGAGCTGGTCGTCGAGACCTCCGACTCCTCGCCCTCCGCATCGCTCGCATCGAGCGGCGTGACGGCGACGCTCACTCGCACGCGGTTGACACCCGTGATCCTGACGACGCTCGCGCTGACGTGGCTCAACCCTCACGTCTATCTCGACACCGTGCTGATGCTCGGATCGATCGCGGCCACCCACGGCGACGAGCGCTGGCTGTTCGCGGGCGGGGCGATCGCCGCCAGCATCCTGTGGTTCACGGCGCTGGGGTTCGGCGCCCGCTATCTGGGGCGCTGGTTGCGCACCCCGCGGTCGTGGCGCATCCTCGACGCCGTGATCGCGGTGGTCATGATCGCGATCGCGATCAGCCTCGTGCTGCCGGTGCTAGGAATCTGA
- a CDS encoding DUF1801 domain-containing protein: protein MGTIDDYLADLAVADRDAIDRVYAVARREAPDAEQGTGYGMPALVHGGKPLLSVMRAKKHIGIYPFSPDAVAAVADMLDGHPGVSVDKGTIRFQPEHPIPGEVLETLVRARLAQIDSV from the coding sequence GTGGGAACCATCGACGACTACCTCGCAGATCTCGCCGTTGCCGATCGTGATGCGATCGACCGCGTCTATGCGGTCGCCCGTCGGGAGGCTCCGGATGCGGAGCAGGGCACGGGCTACGGCATGCCCGCGCTCGTGCACGGCGGCAAGCCGCTGCTCTCGGTGATGCGCGCCAAGAAGCACATCGGCATCTACCCGTTCAGCCCGGATGCCGTCGCCGCCGTCGCCGACATGCTCGACGGGCATCCGGGAGTCAGCGTCGACAAGGGCACCATCCGGTTCCAGCCCGAGCATCCGATCCCGGGCGAGGTGCTCGAGACGCTCGTCCGCGCCCGGCTCGCGCAGATCGACAGCGTCTGA
- a CDS encoding SipW-dependent-type signal peptide-containing protein, with amino-acid sequence MVTRRDVRERRRLRSRRLRAVLAGGLVLGIGVAATLAAWNDSEYGSASFTAGRFDIVGAVDGSTFSSHATTGAAATLNFQLAPTAMAPGNATYALFSVKTANPSVAGTLQLTAGTPGGTGLATYLTYGVRTIAGTTCNATTYAAGTAVVADGSALTAGGSGTQAVTANGAAQVNYCFAVTLPTTAPNAAQGLTMTQTWQLLGTSS; translated from the coding sequence ATGGTCACCCGCAGAGATGTGCGGGAGAGGCGGCGGCTGCGCTCCCGTCGGCTGAGAGCCGTCCTCGCGGGCGGGCTCGTACTCGGCATCGGCGTCGCCGCCACCCTCGCCGCCTGGAATGACTCCGAGTACGGATCCGCCAGCTTCACGGCCGGGAGATTTGACATCGTCGGAGCGGTCGACGGTTCCACGTTCTCGAGTCACGCCACCACGGGCGCGGCGGCGACCCTGAACTTCCAGCTCGCGCCCACCGCGATGGCGCCGGGGAACGCGACGTATGCGCTGTTCAGCGTGAAGACGGCGAACCCCTCGGTGGCGGGAACCCTCCAGCTGACTGCGGGAACACCCGGCGGCACGGGGCTCGCGACGTATCTCACCTACGGTGTGCGCACGATCGCGGGCACCACCTGCAACGCGACCACGTACGCGGCGGGGACGGCCGTCGTCGCGGACGGGTCGGCGCTCACCGCCGGGGGTTCGGGGACGCAGGCGGTGACGGCGAACGGTGCGGCTCAGGTCAACTACTGCTTCGCGGTCACTCTCCCGACGACGGCCCCGAACGCCGCGCAGGGACTCACGATGACGCAGACCTGGCAGCTCCTCGGAACGTCGTCGTAG
- a CDS encoding amino acid ABC transporter permease, with amino-acid sequence MENPWQLFLDSLGPIAWAGLTATVPLALASFTLGLVIAIGIALMRISVNPILSGVARFYISVIRGTPLLVQLFVIFYGMPSIGITIDPWPSAIIALSLNVGGYGAEVVRAAILSVPQGQWEAAYTVGMNRTRTLTRIILPQAARVSVPPLSNTFISLVKDTSLASLILVTELFKVAQQIASTTYEFMVLYLAAALVYWVFCLVLSFGQSALERRLDSRVAH; translated from the coding sequence ATGGAGAACCCCTGGCAGCTGTTCCTCGACTCGCTCGGGCCGATCGCCTGGGCGGGGCTGACGGCGACGGTGCCGCTCGCACTGGCATCCTTCACGCTGGGACTCGTCATCGCCATCGGCATCGCGCTGATGCGGATCTCCGTGAACCCGATCCTCTCTGGCGTCGCGCGGTTCTACATCTCGGTGATCCGGGGGACGCCGCTGCTGGTGCAGCTGTTCGTGATCTTCTACGGCATGCCGTCGATCGGGATCACGATCGATCCATGGCCGAGCGCGATCATCGCGCTGTCGCTCAATGTCGGCGGCTACGGCGCCGAGGTGGTGCGTGCGGCCATCCTCTCCGTCCCGCAGGGGCAGTGGGAGGCCGCGTACACAGTGGGGATGAACCGCACGCGCACGCTCACGCGCATCATCCTGCCGCAGGCGGCGCGGGTGTCGGTGCCGCCGCTGTCGAACACGTTCATCTCCCTCGTGAAGGACACCTCGCTCGCGTCGCTGATCCTCGTGACCGAGCTGTTCAAGGTGGCCCAGCAGATCGCGTCGACGACCTACGAGTTCATGGTGCTCTACCTCGCCGCGGCGCTGGTCTACTGGGTGTTCTGCCTGGTGCTGTCATTCGGACAGAGCGCCCTCGAGAGGAGGCTCGACAGTCGTGTCGCGCACTGA
- a CDS encoding YqaJ viral recombinase family protein has protein sequence MTPELSARIVADSRDRVAWLRARSRGITATDVAGLTSEKSIARAADSKLGGGPRFGGNAYTDHGRRREPEIAAWVAATHGILPSSALFRAEVEHRHLATPDGIAVDADGRVKLAEIKTTNKAFRGIPRTYLRQVWWQQHVLGAERTLFVWEEHVDFAPIHDEPRCVWIDRDDREIAKLVGLATDLIDELYRRTTGQQVPSRVMDAAASRREQLRERDAFRALALAD, from the coding sequence GTGACCCCGGAACTCTCTGCACGCATCGTCGCGGACTCCCGCGACCGCGTGGCATGGTTGCGTGCGCGCTCGCGGGGCATCACGGCCACCGACGTGGCAGGTCTCACCTCGGAGAAGTCGATCGCCCGCGCGGCCGACTCCAAGCTCGGCGGCGGACCCCGCTTCGGCGGCAACGCCTACACCGATCATGGTCGACGACGCGAGCCCGAGATCGCGGCATGGGTCGCGGCCACCCATGGCATCCTTCCCTCCTCCGCACTGTTCCGCGCCGAGGTCGAGCACCGGCACCTGGCCACCCCCGACGGCATCGCGGTCGACGCCGACGGACGCGTGAAGCTCGCCGAGATCAAGACCACGAACAAGGCGTTCCGGGGCATCCCGCGCACCTACCTCCGTCAGGTGTGGTGGCAGCAGCACGTGCTCGGCGCCGAGCGGACCCTGTTCGTCTGGGAAGAGCACGTCGACTTCGCCCCGATCCACGATGAGCCGCGCTGCGTGTGGATCGACCGCGACGACCGCGAGATCGCGAAACTCGTCGGCCTCGCCACGGATCTCATCGATGAGCTCTACCGACGCACCACCGGCCAGCAGGTTCCGAGCCGGGTGATGGATGCCGCCGCGAGCCGGCGCGAACAGCTCCGTGAACGCGACGCGTTCCGCGCGCTGGCCCTCGCCGACTGA
- a CDS encoding MDR family MFS transporter, translating to MTTDSPVKMTHRQVLEALTGLLLGMFVSMIATTVVSTSMPVIVHDLGGDQAAYTWVITATLLTTAISTPIWGKLADLFNRKLLIQIAIVVFVGATAAAGFAQDTNTLIAFRAIQGIGGGGLAALSQVIMADIISPRERGRYMGLFGAVMAVATVGGPLLGGWITDVANWRWNFFVALPFAVAALIILQKTLHISTERTRKVSIDYVGIVLLSAAVSLILIWITNAGSTFDWWSTETVLMVGGAIVSAIAFIIVELKVREPLIPLTLFRGRTFTLSVLASISIGVAMFGTSVYLAQYMQLSRGATPTEAGLMTLPMMAGLLISSMVIGQLVTRFGKWKGYLILGSVLLIAGSVMLSTLHYDTNFVLVSIYMFVMGAGVGMTMQNLVLIVQNVAKPSEMGVASSGVTFFRSLGGTIGVSVMGAVLANSLTGLFSDGKERIGAAIAQLGDKGAEVAAQLSSGTLPEVRLLPEPVRSIIEDFYAQAISHAFLIGIPLAVISLIAILFLPNRPLTTMTTTERAQADAAKKKPVDGSVDGAVDVAIADATALSGAPTTGTVTVVDRAGDRGDGASDVRR from the coding sequence ATGACCACGGATTCCCCCGTCAAGATGACGCATCGCCAGGTGCTCGAAGCCCTCACCGGCCTCCTCCTCGGCATGTTCGTCTCGATGATCGCGACCACGGTGGTCTCCACCTCGATGCCGGTCATCGTGCACGACCTCGGCGGCGACCAGGCCGCCTACACCTGGGTCATCACGGCGACGCTCCTCACCACCGCGATCTCGACCCCGATCTGGGGCAAGCTCGCCGACCTGTTCAATCGCAAGCTGTTGATCCAGATCGCGATCGTCGTCTTCGTCGGAGCGACCGCTGCGGCCGGATTCGCGCAGGACACCAACACCCTCATCGCCTTCCGCGCCATCCAGGGCATCGGCGGCGGTGGGCTCGCCGCCCTCAGCCAGGTCATCATGGCCGACATCATCAGCCCGCGCGAGCGCGGCCGCTACATGGGTCTGTTCGGTGCCGTGATGGCTGTCGCCACCGTGGGCGGCCCGCTGCTCGGCGGATGGATCACCGACGTCGCCAACTGGCGCTGGAACTTCTTCGTCGCCCTCCCCTTCGCCGTGGCCGCACTGATCATCCTGCAGAAGACTCTGCACATCAGCACCGAGCGCACCCGCAAGGTGTCGATCGACTACGTCGGCATCGTGCTGCTGTCGGCCGCCGTCTCGCTGATCCTCATCTGGATCACCAACGCCGGCTCGACGTTCGACTGGTGGAGCACAGAGACCGTGCTCATGGTCGGCGGCGCGATCGTCTCGGCCATCGCCTTCATCATCGTCGAGCTCAAGGTGCGCGAGCCGCTCATCCCGCTCACGCTGTTCCGCGGCCGCACCTTCACCCTCTCGGTGCTCGCGTCGATCTCGATCGGCGTCGCGATGTTCGGCACCTCGGTGTACCTCGCGCAGTACATGCAGCTCTCCCGCGGTGCGACGCCGACCGAGGCCGGGCTCATGACCCTGCCGATGATGGCCGGCCTCCTGATCTCGTCGATGGTCATCGGCCAGCTCGTCACCCGTTTCGGCAAGTGGAAGGGCTACCTGATCCTCGGGTCCGTGCTGCTGATCGCGGGCTCCGTGATGCTGTCCACGTTGCACTACGACACGAACTTCGTCCTCGTCTCGATCTACATGTTCGTGATGGGCGCGGGCGTCGGCATGACCATGCAGAATCTCGTGCTCATCGTGCAGAACGTCGCGAAGCCCAGCGAGATGGGCGTCGCGAGCTCGGGCGTGACCTTCTTCCGCAGCCTCGGCGGCACGATCGGCGTCTCCGTCATGGGCGCCGTGCTCGCGAACAGCCTCACCGGTCTGTTCAGCGACGGCAAGGAGCGCATCGGGGCAGCGATCGCCCAGCTCGGCGACAAGGGCGCCGAAGTCGCCGCACAGCTCTCCAGCGGAACGCTGCCGGAGGTCCGCCTCCTCCCCGAACCGGTGCGCTCGATCATCGAGGACTTCTACGCCCAGGCCATCTCGCACGCGTTCCTGATCGGCATCCCGCTCGCGGTGATCAGCCTCATCGCGATCCTGTTCCTGCCGAACCGACCGCTGACGACGATGACCACGACGGAGCGCGCCCAGGCGGACGCCGCGAAGAAGAAGCCCGTCGACGGCAGCGTCGACGGCGCGGTCGACGTGGCGATCGCCGACGCGACTGCGCTCTCCGGTGCCCCGACGACCGGTACCGTGACGGTCGTCGACCGCGCAGGTGACCGTGGGGACGGCGCCTCCGATGTCCGACGCTGA
- a CDS encoding signal peptidase I, with product MTTPMTRRSLREKETSLAAVEPHATAARVHTGMRPGRVIGDALLWMAAVAGAICILLVVLAFTAQITLIMFRTGSMSPTIPAGSVAVVQRVPATEIEVGDVVTVDREGELPVTHRVTTIFRGASADERVITMRGDANAADDPFPYPVTSVRKVLFSVPGIALVVAGMGNPIVLGALTVAATSLVVWAFWPRGQRRSGRDPDGNGP from the coding sequence ATGACGACCCCCATGACGCGAAGGAGCCTGCGCGAGAAGGAGACGTCCCTCGCCGCGGTCGAACCCCACGCGACCGCGGCGAGGGTACATACCGGCATGCGGCCGGGGCGTGTGATCGGCGACGCGTTGCTCTGGATGGCCGCGGTCGCCGGGGCGATCTGCATCCTGCTCGTCGTGCTCGCCTTCACGGCGCAGATCACGCTCATCATGTTCCGCACCGGGTCGATGTCCCCGACGATCCCCGCGGGCTCCGTCGCGGTGGTGCAGCGCGTCCCGGCGACCGAGATCGAGGTCGGCGACGTCGTGACCGTCGACCGCGAAGGGGAGCTGCCGGTGACCCACCGCGTCACCACGATCTTCCGGGGTGCGAGCGCGGATGAACGGGTGATCACGATGCGTGGCGACGCGAACGCCGCAGACGATCCCTTCCCCTACCCTGTGACATCGGTGCGGAAGGTGTTGTTCTCCGTTCCCGGTATCGCGCTCGTCGTCGCGGGCATGGGGAACCCGATCGTGCTGGGAGCTCTGACAGTTGCGGCGACGTCGCTGGTCGTCTGGGCGTTCTGGCCGCGCGGGCAGCGCCGGTCCGGGCGCGATCCCGACGGGAACGGGCCATGA
- a CDS encoding MarR family transcriptional regulator, with protein sequence MSDAEKDIDTPEARAEAVRALEAEFSELITHFRRVITENAHRVSPGLLPGGYKIFTTIARCERVTVSTLSERMLMDKGQVSRTVRELEELGLIERTADPADGRSSLLELTPLGTERLSAARLPQEGLLLRTLEQWSLTDIGNLTRLLHALASGVTPGSTAAD encoded by the coding sequence ATGTCCGACGCTGAGAAAGACATCGACACCCCGGAGGCGCGGGCCGAAGCGGTCCGCGCCCTCGAGGCGGAGTTCAGTGAGCTGATCACGCACTTCCGCCGCGTCATCACTGAGAACGCCCATCGGGTGAGCCCCGGTCTGCTGCCCGGCGGCTACAAGATCTTCACGACGATCGCCCGATGCGAACGGGTGACCGTGTCGACGCTGTCCGAGCGGATGCTCATGGACAAGGGACAGGTCAGCCGCACGGTGCGCGAGCTGGAGGAACTCGGTCTGATCGAACGCACCGCCGACCCCGCCGACGGCCGTTCGTCCCTCCTGGAGCTCACGCCCCTCGGCACGGAGCGGTTGTCAGCGGCTCGACTGCCGCAGGAGGGCCTGCTGCTGCGCACGCTCGAGCAGTGGAGCCTCACCGACATCGGCAACCTCACCCGGCTGCTGCACGCCCTGGCTTCCGGAGTGACACCGGGGTCGACCGCGGCCGATTGA
- a CDS encoding LysR family transcriptional regulator ArgP: protein MRIDPELAATLAAIVDEGTLDAASRRLQITPSAVSQRLKTLEQQLGRILVVRTKPARLTQAGEAVVRLARQVALLEHDALAGVGIDEAGAARRISIPLAVNADSMATWFLAPLARLSAAHDIDFDLHRDDQNFTARLLESGTVMAAVTSEETPVSGCSVSPLGVLEYRAMAEPGFAARWFPKGVTSTALTAAPFVDFDRRDTLQHEWLRAMSVAQEGVPRHYVPASHDYALAVTLGLGWGMVPLLQESAGLVPLGGPTLRVQLYWQQWNLRSELLDTIAAEVATEARRVLGSVPVNRPRSTPVSLRKPGRAAAG from the coding sequence GTGCGAATCGATCCCGAACTCGCGGCCACCCTCGCCGCCATCGTCGACGAGGGGACACTGGATGCCGCCTCGAGGCGACTGCAGATCACTCCTTCCGCGGTGAGTCAGCGGTTGAAGACTCTCGAGCAGCAGCTGGGGCGCATCCTGGTCGTGCGCACCAAGCCCGCACGGCTGACGCAGGCGGGGGAGGCGGTCGTCCGTCTGGCGCGGCAGGTCGCTCTGCTGGAGCATGATGCGCTGGCCGGGGTGGGTATCGACGAGGCCGGCGCGGCGCGCAGGATCAGCATCCCCCTCGCGGTCAACGCCGACTCGATGGCGACCTGGTTCCTCGCTCCGCTCGCGCGCCTGTCCGCAGCGCACGACATCGACTTCGACCTGCATCGAGATGACCAGAACTTCACCGCCCGTCTGCTGGAGTCGGGGACGGTGATGGCGGCCGTCACGAGTGAGGAGACTCCGGTCTCCGGCTGCTCCGTGTCGCCGCTCGGAGTGCTCGAGTATCGGGCGATGGCAGAGCCGGGGTTCGCCGCCCGATGGTTCCCCAAGGGAGTGACATCGACCGCGTTGACGGCCGCGCCGTTCGTCGACTTCGACCGGAGGGACACCCTGCAGCACGAATGGCTCAGGGCGATGTCGGTCGCGCAGGAGGGCGTGCCGCGGCACTACGTCCCGGCATCCCACGATTACGCCCTCGCGGTCACCCTCGGACTCGGCTGGGGCATGGTGCCGCTGCTGCAGGAGTCGGCTGGGCTCGTGCCGTTGGGGGGACCGACCCTGCGCGTGCAGCTCTATTGGCAGCAGTGGAACCTGCGCTCGGAATTGCTCGACACGATCGCCGCGGAGGTCGCCACCGAGGCCCGGCGCGTCCTCGGCAGCGTCCCGGTCAATCGGCCGCGGTCGACCCCGGTGTCACTCCGGAAGCCAGGGCGTGCAGCAGCCGGGTGA
- a CDS encoding SipW-dependent-type signal peptide-containing protein: protein MATKATQRKVLAVLAGGLVLGIGTAVTLAVWNDSEFANGTFTAGAFNLQGSTDGTAYADHNSAGSAATLAFTLPAGLVGNMSPTSSVYAGFWVRLAAGTTSGANLVADGTTADPAASSNTGHLSYSIYQLAPGATCNAASATGTPIATGTTLDVQTGVTQVPLTAGGTSAVPGTAVQLCFKVTADASLTPSLVTNATWKFTATSTN, encoded by the coding sequence ATGGCAACCAAGGCAACCCAGCGCAAGGTCCTGGCGGTACTGGCCGGTGGACTCGTGCTCGGCATCGGCACCGCAGTGACGCTCGCGGTCTGGAACGACTCCGAGTTCGCGAACGGCACGTTCACCGCGGGCGCATTCAATCTGCAGGGGTCCACCGACGGCACCGCGTACGCCGACCACAACTCCGCTGGCTCCGCGGCGACTCTCGCCTTCACCCTGCCGGCGGGGCTCGTGGGCAACATGTCGCCGACGAGTTCGGTCTACGCCGGATTTTGGGTGCGCCTCGCAGCCGGCACCACGAGCGGAGCGAACCTCGTCGCCGACGGCACGACGGCCGACCCCGCCGCGAGTTCGAACACCGGTCATCTGTCGTACTCGATCTACCAGCTCGCACCGGGCGCCACGTGCAACGCGGCGAGTGCCACGGGCACGCCCATCGCGACCGGAACGACGCTCGATGTGCAGACCGGCGTGACGCAGGTTCCGCTCACGGCCGGCGGCACATCGGCCGTGCCCGGCACAGCGGTGCAGCTGTGTTTCAAGGTGACGGCGGATGCGTCGCTCACGCCGAGCCTGGTGACCAACGCCACCTGGAAGTTCACGGCCACGTCGACGAACTGA